Part of the Candoia aspera isolate rCanAsp1 chromosome 1, rCanAsp1.hap2, whole genome shotgun sequence genome, TTTTGTGATATGCTGCTGCATACAAATGACGTACAGTACAGTGATATTTGTTATTTGGCAATGATTAAAGTCTTCTGTGGTGTGTAGTGTTATAAGTCTGTTGCTTGCAGTAGAGATCAATGTTTTGTGGCATCTTTAAGAAACACCCAACACTGTGCAAGTTCATGTTTGCAAAATTCAGGCAACTGAATTTTCCTTCATGTCCCTCCTCTTGCAGCCTTCTGGGGGTTGTGGCCAAAAGCTGGCTCtcttaaagcaaccaaatcactttgaagacaCAACATAATATTAGCATGCAAACAGTAACACAACATACACcgagctcccagcaaagcattggcacTCTGCTGAGCAGctctgagcaaaagcagaaccagaacTTATATACTTTTGGCCTACTACATTTCAAAGACAGAAAAAAGGCAGACAACAGTGTTAATTACAGCATGACGTTGGAATGTTTTAGATAAGCCCACCTctgtgacattattattatttatcctttCCTACTAGGTTGGCATGCTAGCCATACTATCTCTGagattcagtcaatgaccagaaacaatttggtttactgggccaccaGTTCCTGACTTATTCTTCCCAAAGTTGCGACTCAGGGCcagttcagcttgctgtgaatggtTTCTTACCAGTGCACTTGAAGcagttcatatactgtatattggagcggggggggggggcgcatctcataggtttggtagtgaatgcagctgatgtgtaaagggggtgggggtgcctTTTACCACCACATGGGTGAACAATTCACTTCTGGCAAGTTGTCAGCTATCTAGAGCAGATTTTGAGTGGGGATGCAGTGGCTGAGCAAATGGGAAAATGATTAAGCCTTCCCCATTTTTGCTGATGGAAACTTTTTACTGGCTAACAGACACCCCTAGCAAAATAAATGTGGCAGAATCATATGAGAAATATCTTGTTCCAGCTTCTCAAAGGACTATTTAGCCCAGCTACTCACAGGCACATGTGCATGTCTTATGTGGGGgaagaggaatgaatgaatgaatccttaGTAGTGTGTGAATCCTGTTCCTCTTTTGCTAATGGCCAAAGGGGAAAACCTAGACAACAAAATATTAAGCTGCAGAGACGAGTCATAACTTTCTCTGTCCCCAAAGTgtttttgaataaaaatatattttcagaaaaattCTGGAATATAAGAACCAGAAGAAACAATGGCTCACTTTGACGGATAAACTCAGGTATTGGTAATATATTCTTAGTAATCAACTAAAATGGATCTGGCCATGTCTAAATAGTACAGAAAGAATGCTTACCTAGGAAGAACATATATACACTGTATTTATTCAAGTCATATATAAAGACCCAAAATGCACTATACAAAGTGACGCCCTTGCATCTACGTGACTTTGAGTGCTGGAGCTTcacttgaaaacaaacaaactagtctCAATTTTTGCAAGGAATTTTCAggaattgctttcattttttccctacaACCTGTAAGGGAGGCTGCACTTGGTACAAAATTTACTCAGTGTATTTTGTGGTTGAGATGACAGTTAAATGCActcaaaaagaagtcagtatgaaCAGAATGCTTGGTGTAGTTAAATGGCAACATACTGGCTTCTTTTGGGGGGCATTTCTTTGATCCCTTAGAATGAAAAGACAACTTGCAAAACTCAAGATGCATTACATTTATTCTGAATCCTGAATATGTAGAATGATTCTCCCACTATTGTCTCTGTGCCCCATTATTCTAACAATTCTGTGTTGACCCTCCTAGATGCAGTCTCCACGTGAAAATTGGACCCTTGTGACAGAGTTCGTCTTGGTAGGCTTCAGAGGCACCGAGGAGGGACAGCTGCCTCTCTTTGGCTTCTTCCTAATCATGTACTTGCTAACCCTGATGGAAAATGGCATCCTGGTCTTAGTTGTGGCAATAGAAAGGCGCTTACACACCCCCATGTACTTTTTTCTCATCCACCTCTCATTCTTGGACATTTGGTATACCTCGCTCACTGTGCCCAAAATGCTGTCTGGGTTTCGACACCCAGCAGGTCAGATGATCTCTTACTCTGCCTGCCTGACTCAACTTTACCTCTTCACTTTCTTGGGCAGTACAGAATGCTTCTTGCTGGCAGCcatggcctatgaccgctatGTGGCTATTTGTGTCCCTCTGCGGTACCAAGAGATTGTAGATCGAGACACCTGCCTGCTTCTGGCAATTGGCTCATGGATAGCTGGATTTCTTATCCCAGTACTGCCTGTTTATTTCATGGCACAGTTGACATTTTGTGGCCCCAATGTGGTAGACCACTTCTTCTGTGATGCTTCACCACTCCTCGTTCTCTCATGCACTGACATTTCACTGAAGGAATCAATAGATTTCTTGGTCTCTCTTTTGGTGCTCCTGATCTCCTCCTTGGTTATTATAATGTCCTATGTCCATATTATCACTACAGTGCTCAAAATTAACTCCTTGGTTGGACGGCAACGGGCCTTTTCAACCTGTACTGCCCACCTGATGGTAGTGGCTGTTTTCTATGGGACGCTTTTCTTTATGTA contains:
- the LOC134505318 gene encoding olfactory receptor 6Q1-like; this encodes MQSPRENWTLVTEFVLVGFRGTEEGQLPLFGFFLIMYLLTLMENGILVLVVAIERRLHTPMYFFLIHLSFLDIWYTSLTVPKMLSGFRHPAGQMISYSACLTQLYLFTFLGSTECFLLAAMAYDRYVAICVPLRYQEIVDRDTCLLLAIGSWIAGFLIPVLPVYFMAQLTFCGPNVVDHFFCDASPLLVLSCTDISLKESIDFLVSLLVLLISSLVIIMSYVHIITTVLKINSLVGRQRAFSTCTAHLMVVAVFYGTLFFMYVRIKVTSSINLNKVVSVFYAIVTPVLNPLIYSLRNTEVKAALYRIISKTKPVLMGH